A region from the Hyalangium gracile genome encodes:
- a CDS encoding putative ABC transporter permease has protein sequence MGDSRGGMSQVGPGEQSLGLLGRFAVYGLLGWCIECLFTAVMDLATGAGDLRLKGYSYLWMHPIWGAGLLLGEQLSLMLQRLGVSRATRALVGMALCFTVEYVTGALLVALIGRCPWDYSGSPWSVHGLIRLDYAPFWWMCGWLYEPLGAFVRRVRIGAREPEPEPVAPPELWPSREARASLYRG, from the coding sequence ATGGGCGACAGCCGGGGCGGGATGTCTCAGGTAGGGCCGGGTGAGCAGTCACTGGGACTGCTGGGTCGGTTCGCCGTCTACGGCCTGTTGGGTTGGTGCATCGAGTGCCTGTTCACCGCGGTGATGGACCTCGCCACGGGCGCGGGCGACTTGCGGCTCAAGGGGTACTCGTACCTGTGGATGCACCCCATCTGGGGCGCGGGGCTGCTGCTGGGCGAGCAGCTCTCGTTGATGCTGCAGCGCCTCGGGGTGAGCCGGGCCACGCGCGCCCTGGTGGGCATGGCCCTGTGCTTCACTGTGGAGTACGTGACGGGTGCGCTGCTGGTGGCGCTCATTGGCCGCTGCCCGTGGGACTACTCGGGCTCGCCGTGGAGCGTGCACGGGCTGATCCGCCTGGACTACGCGCCCTTCTGGTGGATGTGTGGCTGGCTCTACGAGCCGCTGGGGGCCTTCGTGCGCCGGGTGCGCATTGGCGCCCGCGAGCCGGAGCCCGAGCCGGTGGCTCCGCCCGAGCTGTGGCCCTCGCGGGAGGCTCGCGCCTCCTTATATCGGGGGTGA